The Argopecten irradians isolate NY chromosome 6, Ai_NY, whole genome shotgun sequence genome has a window encoding:
- the LOC138325403 gene encoding regulator of G-protein signaling 22-like isoform X5, giving the protein MKAITHYITADPEEVTLDDVEDFLATDDLFVEYFNAFLALPTFPVALHFNKESGGFEVATNAKKELSKKIKAAIRSQKHTNKIYRVVKKHSFIDIPLIPIEEPEGPENVEINTTFTVTTLNREQGIHWVKEVRLPAFLESDLYLEFRLAKLISQSQITGERGEYVLQRIDFIPRAQKVKKEEEEVVVVDPREQIIKDMYVCVGEALPTQTDAWFAMAEGATTTHTTYSTQPRPNSAADIVKRPNSARPVSAYSAIDSYNYSESGIGVSVRGSVNSSMGRGYQVSQMSTSEDDDVYSSKLFATDGKPMTPRPSEMICCMADEPSKKSRPFSATVYSTPKYDADGDNESGLGIEDDKFDLASEGSGHQDITEEDGQDGVTYSSSEENVVFRDMDDLGAALVGAVLKRSIAYLTNRNETEVADDPDILKHLPKTSCKDMTLDMIDRVSLVEDNNTIPETEEDKEVKAVTEGHKNKEKKDEDSDADSLLDSEDDYEERDLFFRKKKQKTFKLTDRKGIEAFKSFLQGTAGEKNWHMWLDIDRIQFLTKGKSGPILDVAISSYLSEMRELYHKPGAVYELTVEQKKSLGLSEPASWTLERLQLVHNKIAEPLILYWAPRFLLKQSLKSDPTKNELYHNMSQLRLNTDGVYPNPPTTKLLPLRPKSCVPKISTPPPPTPVPSVPLTSPPVGYKRVYAQNVLSSTAKEKKKELITPTLQSSKTPVKRSSIGSASSSRPSSARLQSRLPSARPASAVPPQSTSRPVSARPAAKPSVDRQTSRARPSSAGSTPSTPLEEADDKEVESLLQTLHYERIAGGFFRKYVEKTQKRKWINCLNFWTDLQEFHLLFYADSIDPVIVTRKAKTIYSRYIVVGSARNIGCSPAIFREIYRCLEPAFEDLFDEAEELALSVLLIPWVQMIKTDMKTYSKVELIEVKKHLETKSKYVLTLQKKGLIKERVITPDDPMDGYEDPVYDENLINNIPDEFKDHSLDKLVHNRIELEHFRNFLSENYASMDLLCWMEIEQFRRMPQNDERRRDDKARELKNKFLNKKYFFGPNSPAGKTAQDKIMADAGGWGKLLNERPPNSVLLDAQKYVRERLEKKWLPLFLTTPAFAERQKPNAGMDDVVDDVMVQKRKKSQAVLKLLESRWISSSKEIITFRSALLNPITALQFRRYVSIKGDTLENDVLFWLEVQRFKDVNHTHSDETYILGKINAIINCFIDSPIPPSLQIDITGDMAERILEHKYERNPYLFRESQCAVFRTLFQHWNDFCEFRTNLADDKVLPTIERRRRHAKLKERQRQKMEEEKALKEAERRAALGLAPGDDLEAYHDPFAHHQGEGSEAGEEEEETGSKDKISWSYSNYMNALHKEDILNNTDESTFSSLMSDSASQKGSETGEKGSVISRPSDTINTTNSSAGKKETKSEHSQTDKPERKKSVKIADGPQRKCESPSKGDPKVKRKPDAVTRRASGDVAKMEPLKEEVEEEGKRSPTDKKGKIKGQPIAQKR; this is encoded by the exons gAGGACTTCCTAGCAACAGATGACCTGTTTGTGGAATACTTCAATGCCTTCCTGGCCTTACCA ACTTTCCCAGTGGCTCTGCACTTCAACAAGGAGTCCGGAGGATTTGAGGTGGCCACAAATGCTAAGAAAGAGTTGTCCAAAAAGATTAAGGCAGCAATTCGATCTCAGAAACACACCAACAAAATCTACAGAGTTGTAAAAAAGCATAGTTTCATCGACATACCATTGATTCCTATTGAGGAGCCGGAAGGGCCAGAAAATGTGGAAATCAACACAACATTCACTGTCACT ACCCTGAACAGGGAGCAGGGGATCCATTGGGTGAAGGAAGTACGTCTACCTGCTTTCCTGGAGAGTGATCTTTACCTGGAGTTCCGACTCGCAAAACTGATATCACAGTCGCAGATAACGGGGGAACGAGGCGAGTATGTCCTCCAAAGGATTGACTTCATACCTCGGGCACAGAAGGTCaagaaggaggaggaggaggtggTGGTGGTCGACCCCCGGGAACAAATTATCAAggatatgtatgtatgtgtaggGGAGGCACTCCCTACCCAAACCGACGCTTGGTTCGCGATGGCCGAGGGCGCAACCACCACCCATACCACCTACTCTACACAGCCACGCCCCAACAGTGCCGCCGACATCGTCAAACGACCAAACAGTGCGCGACCAGTGAGTGCCTATAGTGCTATTGATAGTTACAACTATTCTGAGAGTGGGATCGGAGTATCAGTACGCGGTTCAGTGAATAGTTCAATGGGAAGAGGCTATCAGGTGTCACAAATGTCAACTAGTGAAGACGACGATGTTTATTCTAGTAAACTTTTCGCAACTGATGGAAAACCCATGACACCTAGACCTTCAGAAATGATCTGTTGTATGGCAGATGAACCGTCCAAAAAGTCACGGCCATTTAGTGCAACTGTGTACAGTACGCCTAAGTACGATGCTGATGGTGACAATGAATCAGGATTAGGGATTGAAGACGATAAGTTTGATTTGGCATCAGAAGGTTCTGGGCATCAGGATATCACAGAGGAGGATGGACAAGATGGAGTCACTTATAGTTCAAGTGAAGAAAATGTTGTCTTCCGAGATATGGACGATCTTGGGGCAGCTTTAGTTGGAGCTGTACTGAAACGCTCTATAGCATATCTCACCAATAGAAATGAAACAGAAGTGGCAGACGATCCAGATATTCTAAAACATCTACCTAAAACATCTTGTAAGGACATGACCTTGGACATGATTGACCGGGTGTCACTCGTGGAAGACAACAACACAATTCCAGAAACAGAGGAGGATAAAGAGGTAAAAGCAGTGACAGAAGGACATAAAAATAAGGAGAAGAAAGATGAGGACAGTGATGCAGATTCACTCCTTGACAGTGAGGATGATTATGAGGAAAGAGATTTGTTTTTCCGtaaaaagaaacagaaaacaTTTAAGCTGACGGATCGTAAGGGAATTGAAGCTTTTAAGTCATTTCTTCAGGGAACAGCCGGAGAGAAGAACTGGCACATGTGGTTAGATATTGACCGTATCCAGTTCTTGACCAAGGGCAAGAGTGGACCAATACTGGACGTGGCCATCAGCAG cTACCTGAGCGAGATGCGAGAACTTTACCACAAACCTGGTGCTGTGTATGAACTGACTGTGGAACAGAAGAAAAGTCTTGGACTGTCAGAGCCCGCCTCATGGACTCTAGAAAGACTCCAGCTAGTTCACAACAAAATAGCAGAACCTTTGATTCTCTACTG GGCCCCACGGTTCCTCCTGAAGCAAAGCCTGAAGTCTGATCCAACTAAGAATGAGTTGTACCACAACATGTCTCAACTACGCCTGAACACCGACGGAGTGTACCCCAACCCTCCTACTACCAAGCTACTACCCCTACGTCCCAAGTCGTGTGTACCCAAGATCTCTACACCTCCACCT CCCACCCCTGTACCCAGCGTACCATTGACATCACCTCCAGTAGGATACAAACGTGTGTATGCCCAGAATGTGTTGTCCTCTACAGCCAAGGAAAAGAAGAAAGAACTCATCACACCTACGCTACAGAGCTCCAAAACTCCTGTCAAAAG ATCCTCTATAGGAAGTGCTAGCTCATCACGTCCATCATCAGCTCGCCTGCAGTCCCGTCTTCCATCTGCCCGCCCCGCCTCAGCTGTTCCCCCTCAGTCCACTTCCCGACCGGTGTCTGCTCGGCCTGCTGCTAAACCTAGCGTGGATCGACAGACATCACGGGCACGCCCTTCTTCTGCAGGCTCTACCCCTAGTACACCCCTGGAGGAGGCGGACGATAAAGAGGTGGAGTCATTACTACAGACTCTACACTATGAGAGGATAGCTGGGGGATTCTTCAGGAAATATGTGGAGAAGACTCAGAAAAGG aAATGGATCAACTGCCTCAACTTCTGGACGGACTTACAAGAGTTCCATCTCCTTTTTTATGCTGATTCCATTGACCCTGTCATTGTGACCAGAAAAGCGAAG ACAATATATTCCCGCTACATTGTGGTTGGGTCTGCCAGAAATATTGGATGCAGTCCCGCTATTTTCCGTGAAATTTACCGTTGCCTAGAACCAGCGTTTGAGGATTTGTTTGATGAGGCTGAGGAGTTGGCGCTATCTGTCCTTCTCATACCTTGGGTCCAAATGATCAAAACTGACATGAAAACATACAGCAAG GTGGAGCTAATTGAGGTAAAGAAACACCTGGAGACCAAGTCCAAGTATGTGTTGACGTTACAGAAGAAAGGACTCATCAAGGAG AGAGTAATTACCCCTGACGATCCAATGGACGGTTATGAGGACCCAGTGTATGATGAGAACCTTATAAACAATATACCTGACGAGTTTAAAGATCATTCCTTGGACAAATTAGTTCATAATCGTATAGAACTTGAACATTTCCGTAACTTTTTGAGTGAGAACTATGCGAGTATGGACCTGCTTTGTTGGATGGAGATTGAACAGTTCAGACGTATGCCACAGAATGATGAACGAAGACGGGACGATAAAGCTAGAGAgctgaaaaacaaatttttgaacAAGAAATATTTCTTTGGTCCAAATAGTCCAGCTGGGAAAACTGCTCAAGATAAG ataATGGCAGATGCTGGTGGCTGGGGTAAACTACTAAATGAACGTCCACCAAACTCTGTACTGTTGGACGCCCAGAAGTATGTCAGGGAAAGACTGGAGAAGAAATGGCTGCCATTGTTCCTAACCACACCTGCCTTTGCCGAGCGCCAGAAACCCAACGCTGGCATGGATGATGTGGTGGACGACGTGATGGTTCAGAAGAGGAAGAAGAGCCAGGCTGTTCTTAAG TTGTTGGAGAGTCGGTGGATATCGTCGTCCAAGGAGATCATCACGTTCCGTAGCGCTCTTCTCAATCCTATCACTGCCCTACAGTTCCGCCGCTATGTCTCCATCAAGGGCGACACACTGGAGAACGATGTACTGTTCTGGCTAGAGGTCCAACGCTTCAAG GATGTGAACCACACCCACAGTGATGAGACCTACATCCTTGGTAAAATCAACGCCATTATCAACTGTTTTATCGACTCTCCCATCCCTCCTAGTCTTCAAATCGACATCACAGGGGATATGGCAGAGCGAATACTGGAACACAAGTATGAGAGGAACCCCTACCTCTTCAGAGAGTCACAG TGTGCAGTTTTCCGTACCCTCTTCCAACACTGGAACGACTTCTGTGAGTTCAGAACTAATTTGGCTGATGACAAGGTTCTACCGACCATAGAAAGACGACGACGCCATGCCAAGTTGAAGGAGAGACAGCGGCAGAAAATGGAGGAAGAAAAAGCACTCAAG GAGGCGGAGAGGAGGGCAGCTCTAGGTCTGGCCCCGGGGGATGATTTGGAGGCGTATCACGACCCGTTTGCCCACCACCAGGGAGAGGGCAGTGAGGCAGGCGAGGAAGAAGAGGAGACTGGGTCTAAGGACAAGATCTCCTGGTCCTACTCTAATTATATGAATGCTTTACATAAGGAAGATATCCTCAACAACACAGACGAGTCAACATTCAGCTCGCTGATGTCAGACTCTG CTTCTCAAAAAGGCAGCGAAACTGGAGAGAAAGGCTCAGTAATAAGTAGGCCATCAGACACCATCAACACCACAAACAGTAGTGCTGGTAAAAAGGAGACCAAGTCCGAGCACTCCCAGACCGACAAACCAGAGAGAAA AAAATCTGTAAAGATCGCTGACGGACCACAGAGGAAATGTGAAAGTCCATCAAAGGGGGACCCTAAAG TTAAACGGAAGCCAGACGCCGTGACAAGACGAGCAAGTGGTGATGTGGCCAAGATGGAACCACTGAAGGAAGAGGTGGAGGAAGAGGGGAAAAGGTCACCTACAGATAAAAAAGGGAAAATCAAAGGTCAACCCATAGCTCAGAAACGATGA